One window of Hoplias malabaricus isolate fHopMal1 chromosome 16, fHopMal1.hap1, whole genome shotgun sequence genomic DNA carries:
- the LOC136672212 gene encoding uncharacterized protein isoform X4 yields the protein MDWFCRWSFLLLFTVGSIIKSTVQDTLPRPTVPERVEVCLGSPAIINCTFLINAEGLKVKWFFGHYSPSAQIQPSERFHIEKGKTWTSLKILNVTFNDRGQYFCKLTRDIPVLDTIFSNATQLIVIDSLSDSGPENNTTTAAPATTCGSQDTSNVPSPPWWVWTALALTCVLLIIVGVIIQRMFCRKRESPIYENTRTFAQKDCSPQPRTAAEKGKLSKQTNPLKSHDYMSHPRGR from the exons ATGGACTGGTTCTGTCGCTGGAGTTTTCTGCTGCTGTTCACAG TGGGATCCATAATTAAGAGCACAGTTCAGGACACATTACCGAGACCTACAGTACCAGAGAGGGTGGAAGTGTGCTTAGGATCTCCTGCAATCATCAACTGCACTTTCCTGATAAATGCAGAAGGACTCAAAGTGAAATGGTTCTTCGGACATTACTCGCCCAGTGCCCAGATACAACCCAGCGAACGTTTTCATATAGAAAAAGGAAAAACGTGGACAAGCCTGAAAATTCTAAATGTTACATTCAATGACCGCGGACAGTATTTTTGCAAGCTGACACGGGACATTCCTGTACTTGACACCATTTTCAGTAATGCAACTCAGTTAATCGTCATTG ATTCTCTGTCAGACAGTGGCCCTGAAAATAATACAACGACTGCAGCACCAGCTACAACTTGTG GTTCTCAGGACACCTCAAATGTACCGTCTCCGCCTTGGTGGGTGTGGACAGCCTTAGCGCTGACATGTGTTCTGCTCATAATCGTCGGGGTCATTATACAGAGGATGTTCTGCCGAAAAAGAG AGAGCCCGATTTATGAGAACACAAGGACATTTGCACAGAAGGACTGCTCCCCACAGCCGAGAACAGCAGCAGAAAAAGGAAAACTATCCAAACAGACTAACCCTCTGAAATCACATGACTACATGAGTCATCCCAGAGGCAGATAA
- the LOC136672212 gene encoding uncharacterized protein isoform X3 — MDWFCRWSFLLLFTVGSIIKSTVQDTLPRPTVPERVEVCLGSPAIINCTFLINAEGLKVKWFFGHYSPSAQIQPSERFHIEKGKTWTSLKILNVTFNDRGQYFCKLTRDIPVLDTIFSNATQLIVIDSLSDSGPENNTTTAAPATTCAGSQDTSNVPSPPWWVWTALALTCVLLIIVGVIIQRMFCRKRESPIYENTRTFAQKDCSPQPRTAAEKGKLSKQTNPLKSHDYMSHPRGR, encoded by the exons ATGGACTGGTTCTGTCGCTGGAGTTTTCTGCTGCTGTTCACAG TGGGATCCATAATTAAGAGCACAGTTCAGGACACATTACCGAGACCTACAGTACCAGAGAGGGTGGAAGTGTGCTTAGGATCTCCTGCAATCATCAACTGCACTTTCCTGATAAATGCAGAAGGACTCAAAGTGAAATGGTTCTTCGGACATTACTCGCCCAGTGCCCAGATACAACCCAGCGAACGTTTTCATATAGAAAAAGGAAAAACGTGGACAAGCCTGAAAATTCTAAATGTTACATTCAATGACCGCGGACAGTATTTTTGCAAGCTGACACGGGACATTCCTGTACTTGACACCATTTTCAGTAATGCAACTCAGTTAATCGTCATTG ATTCTCTGTCAGACAGTGGCCCTGAAAATAATACAACGACTGCAGCACCAGCTACAACTTGTG CAGGTTCTCAGGACACCTCAAATGTACCGTCTCCGCCTTGGTGGGTGTGGACAGCCTTAGCGCTGACATGTGTTCTGCTCATAATCGTCGGGGTCATTATACAGAGGATGTTCTGCCGAAAAAGAG AGAGCCCGATTTATGAGAACACAAGGACATTTGCACAGAAGGACTGCTCCCCACAGCCGAGAACAGCAGCAGAAAAAGGAAAACTATCCAAACAGACTAACCCTCTGAAATCACATGACTACATGAGTCATCCCAGAGGCAGATAA
- the LOC136672212 gene encoding uncharacterized protein isoform X2, with protein MDWFCRWSFLLLFTVGSIIKSTVQDTLPRPTVPERVEVCLGSPAIINCTFLINAEGLKVKWFFGHYSPSAQIQPSERFHIEKGKTWTSLKILNVTFNDRGQYFCKLTRDIPVLDTIFSNATQLIVIDFTPEGDPKYSLSDSGPENNTTTAAPATTCGSQDTSNVPSPPWWVWTALALTCVLLIIVGVIIQRMFCRKRESPIYENTRTFAQKDCSPQPRTAAEKGKLSKQTNPLKSHDYMSHPRGR; from the exons ATGGACTGGTTCTGTCGCTGGAGTTTTCTGCTGCTGTTCACAG TGGGATCCATAATTAAGAGCACAGTTCAGGACACATTACCGAGACCTACAGTACCAGAGAGGGTGGAAGTGTGCTTAGGATCTCCTGCAATCATCAACTGCACTTTCCTGATAAATGCAGAAGGACTCAAAGTGAAATGGTTCTTCGGACATTACTCGCCCAGTGCCCAGATACAACCCAGCGAACGTTTTCATATAGAAAAAGGAAAAACGTGGACAAGCCTGAAAATTCTAAATGTTACATTCAATGACCGCGGACAGTATTTTTGCAAGCTGACACGGGACATTCCTGTACTTGACACCATTTTCAGTAATGCAACTCAGTTAATCGTCATTG ACTTCACACCAGAAGGGGACCCAAAAT ATTCTCTGTCAGACAGTGGCCCTGAAAATAATACAACGACTGCAGCACCAGCTACAACTTGTG GTTCTCAGGACACCTCAAATGTACCGTCTCCGCCTTGGTGGGTGTGGACAGCCTTAGCGCTGACATGTGTTCTGCTCATAATCGTCGGGGTCATTATACAGAGGATGTTCTGCCGAAAAAGAG AGAGCCCGATTTATGAGAACACAAGGACATTTGCACAGAAGGACTGCTCCCCACAGCCGAGAACAGCAGCAGAAAAAGGAAAACTATCCAAACAGACTAACCCTCTGAAATCACATGACTACATGAGTCATCCCAGAGGCAGATAA
- the LOC136672212 gene encoding uncharacterized protein isoform X1: MDWFCRWSFLLLFTVGSIIKSTVQDTLPRPTVPERVEVCLGSPAIINCTFLINAEGLKVKWFFGHYSPSAQIQPSERFHIEKGKTWTSLKILNVTFNDRGQYFCKLTRDIPVLDTIFSNATQLIVIDFTPEGDPKYSLSDSGPENNTTTAAPATTCAGSQDTSNVPSPPWWVWTALALTCVLLIIVGVIIQRMFCRKRESPIYENTRTFAQKDCSPQPRTAAEKGKLSKQTNPLKSHDYMSHPRGR, from the exons ATGGACTGGTTCTGTCGCTGGAGTTTTCTGCTGCTGTTCACAG TGGGATCCATAATTAAGAGCACAGTTCAGGACACATTACCGAGACCTACAGTACCAGAGAGGGTGGAAGTGTGCTTAGGATCTCCTGCAATCATCAACTGCACTTTCCTGATAAATGCAGAAGGACTCAAAGTGAAATGGTTCTTCGGACATTACTCGCCCAGTGCCCAGATACAACCCAGCGAACGTTTTCATATAGAAAAAGGAAAAACGTGGACAAGCCTGAAAATTCTAAATGTTACATTCAATGACCGCGGACAGTATTTTTGCAAGCTGACACGGGACATTCCTGTACTTGACACCATTTTCAGTAATGCAACTCAGTTAATCGTCATTG ACTTCACACCAGAAGGGGACCCAAAAT ATTCTCTGTCAGACAGTGGCCCTGAAAATAATACAACGACTGCAGCACCAGCTACAACTTGTG CAGGTTCTCAGGACACCTCAAATGTACCGTCTCCGCCTTGGTGGGTGTGGACAGCCTTAGCGCTGACATGTGTTCTGCTCATAATCGTCGGGGTCATTATACAGAGGATGTTCTGCCGAAAAAGAG AGAGCCCGATTTATGAGAACACAAGGACATTTGCACAGAAGGACTGCTCCCCACAGCCGAGAACAGCAGCAGAAAAAGGAAAACTATCCAAACAGACTAACCCTCTGAAATCACATGACTACATGAGTCATCCCAGAGGCAGATAA